Proteins encoded together in one Marinithermus hydrothermalis DSM 14884 window:
- a CDS encoding AAA family ATPase encodes MRCAHCGYRNPPEFRYCGLCGNPLSAASEQARRWATVLFFDLSRFTAYAQAHGLEETWSVVNQVLSATAQCVEQHGGSVEQFLGDGMLAVFGLHQSHEEDPHNALRAAACMVARNQALARAKDIPLIGRVGIATGMILAAPLGGQREAHQTVLGPPVNLAQRLTQAAPPGEIWVDETTASLVPEAQLEPLEPLTAKGFSIPVRTYRFSGWQRRDPALFGREQELAALRAAFAEVQQGHNRLVPVVGPMGSGKTRLIEAFCEDLGDATRVLWSPRLSLEAPLRLTLREFFQEILGPPEAWLDALPLPASLRPVLAFSLGLQAKPPLSGAQLEEALIEAWLHVLRTLAEEKPLVVVLEDLHAAPETVRQLTHRFAEGQWGRILLLATSRKDYWRTSLHVGPLPPEAGQAYLRHLRPNLSPEALEHIYRQSGGIPLVMRFLALMPQPASSLAAALQSRMDTLPVEARTALLAASVCGQHTWAGLLQQILKHDPRPALARLVAEGYLKRTQSLMPDEEQYSFTDPFYPVAALELVPLPQRTAWHRKIAEWLVKKGHPGWAQSAAHHYAKAGEHERAYRMLRVAAQRAAQSGMLSQAELFYRQALEIAPTDALRQAARRDLAQLALARGTPKQALEWAQTLPEPDRHYYVGLALSELRRDKEAREALALQAYLAARPNDLRAQLSLARLEPASLALSRTEALLPEVPEDSPLAAELLLVRGEALKQLHKMESARRTFEEGYARCLRLGQAYEAVKAALEISGLLWRQGHPAAAMTWSERALEQAQDLHPALVAVVHAVTGGLYLDQGNYEAARQQLEKARAMFEEARTSEEEARVYGVYLRYLIETGHLPEAVALGETVYARTRHPWAGALLALAHALKPDKRSEARFCELSQELVSQPHPDVQAFVHAALGIRAWQTEQDPRAYFRTALRWAHTGRNPYARYLTLCALALYLRPRDIARTRALAQYLLHHTAKTGFMGFHQVARILRAELELAEGRKVDHLLNFTASLPAIELWRRSLLVRLGQTVSPVPSRKLEGYGILGGWARYAWKEALRASKLLR; translated from the coding sequence ATGAGGTGTGCGCACTGCGGCTATCGAAACCCTCCGGAGTTCCGGTACTGCGGGCTCTGCGGCAATCCCTTGAGCGCCGCGTCGGAGCAGGCGCGCCGCTGGGCTACGGTGTTGTTCTTCGATTTGTCGCGCTTCACGGCCTACGCGCAAGCACACGGCCTCGAGGAGACCTGGAGTGTGGTGAACCAGGTGCTTTCCGCTACCGCGCAGTGCGTCGAGCAGCACGGCGGCAGCGTGGAGCAGTTCCTTGGGGACGGGATGCTCGCGGTCTTTGGGTTGCATCAGAGCCACGAGGAGGACCCCCACAACGCCTTAAGGGCCGCGGCGTGCATGGTAGCGCGCAACCAGGCCCTCGCACGCGCTAAGGACATCCCGCTTATAGGCCGGGTGGGGATCGCGACCGGGATGATACTGGCCGCGCCGTTGGGTGGGCAACGCGAAGCGCACCAGACCGTCCTGGGGCCGCCCGTGAACCTGGCCCAGCGCCTCACTCAGGCCGCGCCGCCCGGCGAGATCTGGGTGGATGAAACCACCGCAAGTCTTGTGCCTGAGGCGCAGCTGGAGCCCCTTGAGCCCCTTACGGCCAAGGGGTTTTCCATCCCCGTACGAACCTACCGCTTCTCGGGGTGGCAGCGCCGCGACCCTGCGCTCTTCGGCCGCGAGCAGGAACTCGCCGCGCTTCGCGCAGCCTTCGCCGAGGTCCAACAAGGGCATAACCGCCTGGTTCCCGTGGTGGGGCCGATGGGATCGGGGAAAACCCGGCTCATCGAGGCGTTCTGCGAAGACCTTGGAGACGCGACCCGCGTCCTCTGGAGCCCCCGTCTCAGTCTGGAGGCGCCGTTACGCCTCACCCTACGCGAGTTCTTCCAGGAGATCCTAGGACCTCCGGAAGCGTGGCTCGACGCGCTGCCCCTCCCCGCCTCCCTGCGTCCCGTTCTCGCCTTCAGCCTAGGCCTTCAAGCCAAGCCTCCCTTAAGCGGAGCACAGCTCGAGGAAGCGCTCATCGAGGCCTGGTTGCACGTACTTCGCACCCTCGCCGAGGAAAAACCCTTGGTGGTGGTGCTCGAGGACCTGCACGCCGCCCCGGAAACGGTGCGCCAGCTCACGCACCGCTTCGCTGAGGGGCAGTGGGGCCGGATCCTCCTCCTCGCGACCTCGCGCAAGGACTACTGGCGCACCTCGCTGCACGTAGGGCCTTTACCGCCGGAGGCTGGGCAGGCGTACCTGCGCCACCTTCGTCCCAACCTCAGCCCGGAAGCCCTCGAGCATATCTACCGCCAAAGCGGGGGCATCCCTTTGGTGATGCGTTTCCTAGCGCTCATGCCTCAGCCTGCCTCGTCCTTGGCCGCAGCGCTGCAATCCCGGATGGACACCCTGCCGGTCGAGGCGCGCACCGCGCTGCTCGCGGCGAGCGTGTGCGGGCAGCACACGTGGGCTGGTCTGTTACAACAGATTTTGAAGCATGATCCCCGTCCGGCGCTCGCCCGCCTGGTGGCGGAGGGGTACCTGAAGCGCACGCAAAGCCTGATGCCGGACGAGGAGCAGTACAGCTTCACCGATCCGTTCTACCCGGTGGCGGCGCTTGAACTGGTGCCCTTGCCTCAGCGAACGGCTTGGCACCGGAAGATTGCGGAGTGGCTGGTTAAGAAAGGGCATCCGGGATGGGCCCAGTCCGCTGCGCACCACTACGCCAAGGCAGGGGAGCACGAGCGCGCCTACCGTATGCTGCGCGTCGCCGCGCAGCGCGCCGCCCAGTCCGGAATGCTCTCCCAGGCGGAACTCTTCTATCGGCAGGCCCTCGAGATCGCACCCACCGACGCGTTGCGCCAAGCGGCCCGCCGCGACCTGGCGCAGCTCGCGCTCGCGCGGGGCACCCCCAAACAAGCCCTTGAGTGGGCGCAAACCCTGCCCGAGCCCGACCGGCACTACTACGTTGGCCTCGCCTTGAGCGAGCTTCGGCGGGACAAGGAGGCCCGCGAAGCGCTCGCGCTCCAGGCGTACCTCGCGGCTCGTCCGAACGACCTGCGCGCCCAACTCTCCCTCGCGCGGTTAGAACCCGCCTCCCTCGCGCTCTCGCGTACCGAGGCGCTGTTGCCCGAGGTGCCTGAGGACAGCCCACTCGCGGCGGAGCTTCTCCTGGTACGCGGCGAGGCATTGAAGCAACTGCACAAAATGGAATCAGCGCGCCGGACCTTCGAGGAGGGGTACGCCCGCTGCTTGCGCCTCGGTCAAGCTTACGAGGCCGTGAAGGCCGCGCTTGAAATCTCCGGACTCTTGTGGCGCCAAGGCCACCCCGCCGCAGCCATGACCTGGAGTGAGCGGGCGCTCGAGCAGGCCCAGGACCTCCACCCGGCGCTCGTCGCGGTCGTGCACGCGGTCACGGGGGGGCTGTACCTGGATCAAGGTAACTACGAGGCGGCCCGCCAGCAGCTGGAGAAGGCGCGCGCGATGTTTGAGGAGGCGCGCACCTCGGAGGAAGAAGCACGGGTGTATGGGGTGTACCTGCGGTACCTGATCGAAACCGGCCACCTGCCGGAAGCGGTGGCGTTGGGAGAAACCGTGTACGCGCGTACCCGTCACCCTTGGGCCGGGGCGCTGCTCGCGCTGGCCCACGCCTTGAAGCCCGACAAACGATCCGAAGCGCGTTTTTGCGAGCTGAGCCAGGAACTCGTCTCCCAACCTCACCCGGACGTGCAGGCTTTCGTGCACGCCGCCCTGGGGATCCGTGCGTGGCAAACGGAGCAAGACCCCCGCGCGTACTTTCGCACCGCGCTCCGCTGGGCGCACACCGGAAGAAACCCGTACGCCCGCTACCTCACACTGTGCGCGCTTGCCCTGTACCTGCGTCCGCGCGACATCGCCCGCACCCGCGCCCTCGCACAGTACCTGCTGCACCACACAGCCAAAACCGGGTTCATGGGGTTTCACCAGGTAGCCCGCATCCTCCGGGCGGAGCTCGAGCTGGCCGAGGGACGCAAGGTGGACCACCTGCTGAACTTCACCGCAAGCCTGCCCGCGATAGAGCTCTGGCGGCGCAGCCTGTTGGTGCGTCTAGGGCAGACCGTTTCCCCGGTTCCCTCACGGAAACTGGAAGGCTACGGTATCCTAGGGGGGTGGGCGCGGTACGCCTGGAAGGAAGCCCTCCGCGCGAGTAAACTGTTGAGGTAA
- a CDS encoding YggS family pyridoxal phosphate-dependent enzyme, producing the protein MGLPEVLERIARAAARAGRSADSVRLVAVTKGRTLEEIQRCVLAYGNFPLGESRVQEARPKMEALSGVEWHFIGPLQRNKVKFMRPFALVHSIDSVRLAQALARRAAREGWRARVLLQVNVAREPQKHGVFVEELADAVARVRELEALELVGLMTMAPYTERPEEVRWVFRELSRLADRYNLAERSMGMTGDFEVAVEEGATLVRVGRALFEEG; encoded by the coding sequence ATGGGGCTGCCCGAGGTCCTGGAGCGCATCGCGCGCGCTGCGGCCCGGGCGGGCCGCAGCGCGGACTCGGTGCGCCTCGTCGCGGTGACGAAAGGGCGCACCCTAGAGGAGATTCAGCGCTGCGTGCTGGCGTACGGGAACTTCCCGCTAGGGGAGTCGCGGGTCCAGGAAGCGCGGCCCAAGATGGAGGCGCTGAGCGGGGTGGAGTGGCACTTTATCGGACCGTTGCAGCGCAACAAGGTCAAGTTCATGCGACCGTTTGCCCTGGTGCACTCGATCGACTCCGTCCGCCTCGCGCAGGCCCTCGCGCGCCGCGCCGCGAGGGAAGGTTGGCGCGCCCGGGTGCTGCTTCAGGTCAACGTGGCCCGCGAGCCGCAAAAACACGGGGTGTTCGTCGAGGAGCTTGCGGACGCGGTGGCGCGGGTGCGGGAGCTCGAAGCGCTGGAACTCGTGGGTCTGATGACCATGGCACCGTACACCGAGCGGCCGGAGGAGGTGCGCTGGGTGTTCCGCGAGCTCTCCCGGCTCGCCGACCGGTATAATTTGGCCGAGCGGTCGATGGGCATGACCGGGGATTTCGAGGTCGCGGTTGAGGAAGGCGCGACGCTGGTTCGGGTAGGTCGGGCGTTGTTCGAGGAGGGTTGA
- a CDS encoding BamA/OMP85 family outer membrane protein, producing the protein MLKRLAAVLFLAFGMVLAVPLNDIRIEGAGPVLNALARIALPVSVGDEITETDLEAVREAVLETGYFASAEVRLEDGVLVVRLQPNPPIRGLEIAASAFPPETLTRLLGEELALGQGATYNPNRAQEGAQRIGTFYREQGFPFTPEVRLEATQTPEGVILKYTVEESPPLASIAVEGATLIPEAEVRAAFDPLVRAGKFEWEAYRQAVQTVNRRYFEQGFRGSGVNPAETRLIEDTLHLRIRELQLAEVDATALGDAPIILEAGAPFNYEQLLDEVARLSRALGQEVRFQLEQVAPDQVRVVLSPSTPRFGVIREVQIQGVSAFPLEKVRAALRLGPGDVYVPELAQEDYGRIVRLYQEAGLEVRPQPDVSFQEGVYTLRVHEIRIGGYRLEWDGPHRTRDEVVLRELPPTGSVLSVQAVREGITNLLRTGLLAEPPAVRTAPGATPDEVVLVLELSEARTGIFAPAIGWSSLEGWSGQATLTERNLFGLAHQVSVDVVFGENEAQDNFSLRATYRIPWLFVDFADLKEVRTSLELSLFTLPVPNIPLTDTNGQDTGWEFTERRTGFRFTVGRPFSKDLKNLRLFASVDAEIVQPKLEVLDPEAPSTPSEAEAMALLPTPYQSYSLGLSARFSTADSPDFPTEGVAARASSAFGLVFPEGEAPTQFVPLSATLKTYVALDEPRQQVLAFRVAAGTVLGEPPESRLFHLGGSEPEISLLRGYENRAFSGTNLLGGSVEYRYDFGLRSSVTQTLVGIVFVDVGSVWNPGEDPVFFGGYGVGLQLNLGFSGVFLPPIRLDYGFSPTNPNGVLHFRLGPVF; encoded by the coding sequence ATGTTGAAACGCCTTGCAGCGGTGTTATTCCTGGCGTTTGGAATGGTATTGGCGGTCCCCCTAAACGACATACGTATCGAAGGGGCCGGCCCCGTCCTCAACGCCCTCGCCCGCATCGCCCTGCCCGTCTCCGTCGGCGACGAGATCACCGAGACAGACCTCGAGGCCGTTCGGGAAGCGGTACTCGAGACCGGTTACTTCGCCAGCGCGGAGGTCCGCCTAGAGGACGGGGTGCTCGTGGTCCGCCTCCAACCCAACCCCCCCATCCGCGGGCTGGAGATCGCCGCTTCGGCCTTCCCCCCCGAAACCCTCACCCGCCTTCTTGGAGAAGAACTCGCCCTAGGCCAAGGGGCGACCTACAACCCCAACCGTGCCCAGGAAGGCGCCCAGCGCATCGGCACCTTCTACCGCGAGCAGGGTTTCCCCTTCACCCCCGAGGTGCGCCTCGAGGCCACGCAAACCCCCGAAGGCGTCATTTTGAAGTACACCGTGGAGGAGTCCCCGCCCCTCGCGAGCATCGCGGTGGAGGGCGCGACCCTCATCCCTGAAGCGGAGGTGCGCGCGGCGTTCGATCCCCTCGTGCGCGCGGGCAAGTTCGAATGGGAAGCGTACCGGCAGGCCGTTCAGACGGTGAACCGGCGGTACTTCGAGCAAGGCTTCCGCGGAAGCGGCGTGAATCCCGCCGAGACCCGGCTGATCGAGGACACCCTGCACCTCCGCATCCGGGAACTGCAGCTCGCCGAGGTGGACGCCACCGCCCTGGGGGACGCGCCGATCATCCTCGAAGCCGGCGCACCCTTCAACTACGAGCAGCTTCTGGACGAAGTGGCCCGGCTTTCCCGTGCCTTGGGGCAAGAGGTGCGTTTCCAGCTGGAGCAGGTCGCTCCAGATCAGGTGCGGGTGGTGCTCTCCCCCAGCACCCCGCGCTTCGGTGTGATCCGCGAGGTGCAGATCCAAGGGGTGAGCGCCTTCCCCCTGGAGAAGGTACGCGCCGCGCTACGCTTGGGGCCGGGGGACGTGTACGTTCCCGAACTCGCCCAGGAGGATTACGGGCGTATCGTACGCCTGTACCAGGAGGCGGGCCTCGAGGTGCGCCCCCAGCCCGACGTTTCCTTCCAGGAGGGGGTGTACACCCTCCGGGTGCACGAGATCCGCATCGGCGGGTACCGGCTCGAGTGGGACGGTCCGCACCGCACGCGCGACGAGGTGGTGCTGCGCGAACTCCCCCCAACGGGCAGTGTCCTCTCCGTGCAAGCCGTCCGGGAAGGCATCACCAACCTACTGCGCACGGGCCTGCTCGCCGAACCCCCCGCGGTACGTACCGCGCCGGGCGCCACACCGGACGAGGTCGTACTCGTCCTGGAGCTTTCGGAGGCCCGCACGGGCATCTTCGCCCCGGCGATCGGGTGGTCCAGCCTCGAAGGCTGGAGCGGCCAGGCCACCCTTACCGAACGCAACCTGTTCGGCCTCGCGCACCAGGTTTCGGTGGACGTGGTCTTCGGGGAGAACGAGGCTCAGGATAACTTCTCCCTCCGCGCCACCTACCGCATCCCCTGGCTGTTCGTGGACTTCGCGGATCTGAAAGAGGTGCGCACCAGTCTCGAGCTCAGCCTCTTCACCCTTCCCGTGCCGAACATCCCGCTCACCGACACGAACGGGCAAGACACCGGCTGGGAGTTCACCGAGCGCCGCACCGGCTTTCGCTTCACGGTGGGCCGCCCCTTCTCCAAAGACCTGAAGAACCTGCGGCTCTTCGCCAGCGTAGACGCGGAGATCGTGCAGCCGAAGCTCGAGGTGCTCGACCCCGAAGCCCCCAGCACCCCCAGCGAGGCGGAGGCCATGGCGCTGCTGCCCACCCCCTACCAGAGCTATTCGCTGGGCCTCTCGGCGCGCTTCAGCACCGCGGACAGCCCCGACTTCCCTACGGAGGGCGTGGCCGCGCGGGCCTCGAGCGCGTTCGGCCTGGTCTTCCCTGAGGGAGAGGCCCCTACGCAGTTCGTTCCCCTCTCCGCAACCCTTAAGACGTATGTCGCACTGGACGAGCCGCGTCAGCAGGTGCTGGCCTTCCGCGTAGCGGCGGGCACGGTCCTGGGTGAGCCCCCGGAGAGCCGGCTCTTCCACCTGGGCGGCTCGGAGCCGGAGATCAGCTTGTTGCGCGGCTACGAGAACCGCGCCTTCTCGGGAACGAACCTGCTCGGGGGGTCGGTGGAGTACCGGTACGACTTCGGGCTACGCTCCTCGGTTACGCAGACCCTTGTGGGCATCGTGTTTGTGGACGTGGGGAGCGTGTGGAACCCGGGGGAAGATCCGGTCTTCTTCGGTGGATACGGGGTGGGCTTGCAGCTAAACCTCGGGTTTAGTGGGGTGTTCCTGCCCCCGATCCGCCTGGACTACGGGTTTAGCCCCACGAACCCGAACGGGGTGCTCCACTTCCGCCTCGGCCCGGTATTCTAA
- a CDS encoding HAD family hydrolase: MKAFLFDMDDTLLEPVRPSPLLEFKRRWGLPNDHLVIEGLSLLPETQREIARGAFHQLEREVAQKSRVRPGMRAVLRALRRAAVPTALITNNNPEAVQIVLQRHRLEFSLVLTRADGRPKPAPDLIEQALAYLKVRPEEALFVGDSHADRIAAEAAGVPIVFLPTPDNADLHPRLRTPQELLAFLDNTRPSAIG; this comes from the coding sequence ATGAAAGCATTCCTCTTCGACATGGATGATACCCTCCTCGAACCCGTGCGCCCCTCCCCCCTCCTCGAGTTCAAGCGGCGCTGGGGCCTGCCGAACGACCACTTGGTCATCGAGGGGTTAAGCCTCCTCCCCGAAACGCAGCGCGAAATCGCCCGTGGGGCGTTCCACCAGCTCGAGCGGGAGGTCGCCCAAAAATCCCGCGTGCGTCCAGGCATGCGGGCGGTGCTGCGCGCCCTTCGGCGCGCCGCGGTCCCCACCGCGCTCATCACGAACAACAACCCGGAAGCCGTTCAGATCGTCCTGCAACGGCACCGCCTCGAGTTCTCCCTGGTGCTCACGCGCGCCGACGGACGCCCCAAACCCGCCCCGGACCTGATCGAGCAGGCGCTAGCGTACCTCAAAGTTCGTCCGGAAGAGGCGCTGTTCGTGGGCGATTCTCACGCGGACCGCATCGCAGCGGAAGCGGCGGGCGTGCCCATCGTCTTCCTGCCCACCCCCGATAACGCGGACCTCCACCCCCGCCTACGCACCCCCCAGGAGCTCCTTGCCTTCCTGGACAACACGCGCCCCTCTGCCATAGGCTAA
- a CDS encoding YdcF family protein: protein MRKLWAALLCVFIWGLASAPQMADAIVVLGAAQYNGHPSPIFANRLNAALALYRQGYAPTILVTGGKQPGDRYSEGEVGCRYLEAAGVPRDALICETRSRSTWENLKNARALLGPARVLIVTDAPHLPRAMMLAQRLNIDAGGYPVAGRFPLEYRWREAVLRLLTRFGLTEGPPSLKNRGTPRATPETVR from the coding sequence GTGCGGAAGCTGTGGGCCGCCCTATTGTGCGTGTTCATCTGGGGGCTCGCAAGCGCCCCCCAGATGGCCGATGCGATCGTGGTGCTCGGGGCGGCCCAGTACAACGGTCACCCCTCCCCCATCTTCGCGAACCGCCTGAACGCCGCGCTCGCCCTCTACCGGCAGGGGTACGCGCCCACGATCCTCGTCACGGGCGGGAAACAACCCGGTGACCGTTACAGCGAAGGCGAGGTCGGGTGCCGCTACCTCGAGGCCGCCGGTGTGCCCAGGGACGCGCTAATCTGCGAGACGCGAAGCCGCAGCACCTGGGAGAACCTCAAGAACGCCCGGGCACTCCTCGGACCGGCGCGCGTCCTCATCGTTACGGACGCCCCCCACCTGCCCCGGGCCATGATGCTCGCTCAGCGGCTGAACATCGACGCGGGCGGTTACCCGGTAGCAGGAAGGTTCCCCCTCGAGTACCGCTGGCGCGAGGCGGTGCTGCGCCTCCTCACCCGGTTCGGGTTGACCGAGGGGCCACCTTCTCTAAAGAATCGAGGTACCCCTCGAGCAACCCCCGAAACTGTTCGATGA
- a CDS encoding DivIVA domain-containing protein translates to MELSSLDIRYQEFRRVLRGYAPEEVRDYLGRIADRVGALLEENEALRARVQELEETLEEMRRGEEELKRAVVAAERIAREVKLQAEREAELIRKEAEAAKEEILREAMEQVKRLQREFEALRRERDLFIEQFRGLLEGYLDSLEKVAPRSTRTG, encoded by the coding sequence ATGGAGCTCAGCTCGTTGGACATTCGCTACCAGGAGTTCAGGCGCGTGCTGCGCGGGTACGCCCCCGAGGAGGTGCGGGATTATCTGGGCCGGATCGCGGACCGGGTGGGGGCGCTGCTCGAGGAGAACGAGGCCCTAAGGGCCCGTGTCCAGGAGCTTGAGGAGACCCTCGAGGAGATGCGCCGTGGCGAGGAGGAGTTGAAGCGAGCGGTGGTCGCTGCGGAGCGGATCGCCCGGGAGGTGAAGCTGCAAGCGGAACGCGAGGCGGAGCTCATCCGGAAGGAAGCGGAGGCCGCGAAGGAGGAGATCCTTCGGGAGGCGATGGAGCAAGTCAAACGCTTGCAGCGCGAGTTCGAGGCGTTGCGCCGCGAGCGGGATTTGTTCATCGAACAGTTTCGGGGGTTGCTCGAGGGGTACCTCGATTCTTTAGAGAAGGTGGCCCCTCGGTCAACCCGAACCGGGTGA
- a CDS encoding purine-nucleoside phosphorylase — MYDKIQEAVKAVRRRTSFEPEIGVVLGSGLGPLADEVEAVAEVPYSEIPGFPISTAPGHEGKLVLGTLAGKKVVVYKGRVHYYEGYPMEQVVFPVRVGYYLGAKTFVLTSAAGGLNPMWEAGDIMLHLDYINFMGENPLRGPNDERMGPRFPVMFEAYDPEAIERAREVARKENIRLREGVYVAISGPSFASRAELRLLRYGFGADAIGMSMVPEVIALRHLGARVLGLSTITDMAVGDRDHHSTAEEVLETAERTGPVFRRLVKAILEVL; from the coding sequence ATGTACGACAAGATTCAGGAAGCGGTGAAAGCGGTGCGCCGCAGGACCTCCTTTGAGCCCGAGATCGGGGTGGTCCTGGGCAGTGGCTTGGGGCCTCTTGCGGACGAGGTCGAGGCGGTCGCGGAGGTGCCGTACAGCGAGATCCCGGGCTTCCCCATCTCGACGGCACCGGGGCACGAAGGGAAGCTCGTGTTGGGGACCCTCGCGGGCAAGAAGGTGGTCGTGTACAAGGGGCGGGTGCACTATTACGAGGGGTACCCCATGGAGCAGGTGGTCTTCCCGGTGCGGGTGGGGTACTACCTCGGGGCGAAGACCTTCGTGCTCACCTCGGCCGCTGGGGGGCTCAACCCCATGTGGGAGGCCGGGGACATCATGCTGCACCTGGACTACATCAACTTCATGGGAGAGAACCCCTTGAGGGGGCCGAACGACGAGCGCATGGGCCCGCGCTTCCCGGTGATGTTCGAGGCTTACGACCCCGAGGCGATCGAGCGGGCGCGGGAGGTGGCTCGCAAGGAGAACATCCGCTTGCGGGAGGGGGTGTACGTGGCGATCTCCGGCCCGAGCTTCGCGTCGCGGGCTGAGCTGCGCCTGTTGCGCTACGGGTTCGGGGCGGACGCGATCGGGATGTCCATGGTGCCGGAGGTGATCGCTCTGCGTCACTTGGGAGCCCGCGTCTTGGGGTTGTCCACCATCACCGACATGGCCGTCGGGGACCGTGACCACCACTCCACCGCGGAGGAGGTCCTCGAGACCGCCGAGCGGACCGGCCCCGTGTTCCGGCGCTTGGTTAAGGCGATCCTAGAGGTCCTCTAG